In one window of Candidatus Nanopelagicales bacterium DNA:
- a CDS encoding diguanylate cyclase, translating into MRLWAAGQTLIAAGLIISAFRGTSLAGKIAIPLWQSTTIAGFVLVYVGILRFFGRRERWAPLVALLATLTVWSSFFTFVVFLVPPRGAAVYVCAAILVVACARALHSYAEPAVRASARYLTWVFSALGGIYLVLAVVQASRWDSPQGMFANSPIYTTAYVATVIGTVLWVVGLISMVNERLQASVAVQADNMTRIFDTSPDCAIISRLSDGVMVNVNEGFSRVTGFSRAEAIGRSSQDLGLWLTPSDRARLIENLHPTGECENLPVVLRRKDGSTVECVVSASTLDIDGTPHLISLTRDVTEQRALEAQLTHDAATDALTGVANRRHFLAQAQEQMHQAAQSGRSLCVAVIDIDGFKQINDICGHAAGDAALEHFTRVAERRTREVDLLGRLGGDEFGLLLPHAGIDEAYSIVDRIRQDLLAEPVPDLDPTEPLVITISAGVAALRSNTETLQEAIAEADSALYEAKAQGRNRTIKVS; encoded by the coding sequence ATGCGGCTGTGGGCCGCAGGACAAACCCTCATCGCCGCTGGACTGATCATCAGCGCCTTCCGCGGTACCAGCCTGGCGGGCAAGATCGCCATCCCCCTGTGGCAGAGCACTACCATCGCCGGGTTCGTTCTGGTCTACGTGGGCATCCTTCGCTTCTTCGGCCGCAGGGAGCGCTGGGCACCGCTGGTCGCCCTCCTGGCGACGCTCACGGTGTGGTCGTCCTTCTTCACCTTCGTCGTCTTCCTGGTTCCGCCTCGCGGTGCCGCAGTGTACGTGTGTGCCGCCATCCTGGTCGTCGCCTGTGCCCGCGCGCTCCACTCATATGCCGAACCCGCGGTACGGGCCTCTGCGAGGTACTTGACGTGGGTCTTCAGCGCCCTGGGCGGGATCTACCTGGTTCTGGCGGTGGTGCAGGCCTCACGGTGGGACAGCCCCCAAGGCATGTTCGCGAACAGCCCGATCTACACGACGGCGTACGTCGCCACCGTGATCGGGACCGTCCTCTGGGTAGTGGGCCTGATCTCCATGGTGAACGAACGGCTGCAGGCCAGCGTCGCGGTGCAGGCGGACAACATGACAAGGATCTTCGACACGAGCCCAGACTGCGCCATCATCAGTCGACTCTCGGATGGAGTGATGGTGAACGTCAACGAGGGGTTCAGTCGGGTTACGGGATTTTCGCGCGCGGAGGCCATCGGACGTTCCTCGCAGGACCTGGGACTATGGCTGACACCATCGGATCGAGCCCGTCTGATCGAAAATCTCCACCCCACAGGTGAATGTGAGAATCTACCGGTGGTGCTGCGACGTAAGGACGGGTCGACGGTCGAGTGTGTGGTGTCGGCCAGCACGCTGGACATCGATGGCACGCCACACCTGATCAGCCTCACCCGGGACGTCACGGAACAACGCGCGCTGGAGGCCCAGCTGACCCACGACGCGGCCACCGACGCGCTGACCGGCGTGGCCAACAGACGTCACTTCCTGGCGCAAGCACAAGAACAGATGCACCAGGCGGCACAATCCGGTCGCAGCCTGTGCGTCGCGGTGATCGACATCGACGGTTTCAAGCAGATCAACGACATCTGCGGCCATGCGGCGGGCGACGCGGCTCTGGAACACTTCACCCGGGTCGCGGAGCGCAGAACCCGCGAGGTCGATCTGCTGGGCCGCCTCGGGGGCGACGAGTTCGGCCTGCTCCTACCGCACGCCGGAATCGACGAGGCTTACTCGATCGTTGATCGCATCCGGCAGGACCTTCTGGCCGAGCCTGTCCCGGATCTCGACCCGACCGAGCCGTTGGTGATCACCATCAGCGCGGGAGTGGCGGCCTTGCGATCCAACACCGAGACGCTGCAGGAGGCCATCGCGGAGGCCGACTCGGCGCTCTACGAGGCCAAGGCACAGGGAAGGAACAGGACCATCAAGGTCTCCTGA